From a single Arachis hypogaea cultivar Tifrunner chromosome 3, arahy.Tifrunner.gnm2.J5K5, whole genome shotgun sequence genomic region:
- the LOC112734067 gene encoding uncharacterized protein encodes MENTLLSKRPREEEEEDVIITTDSSKRHKPYNHILSVLESDELLVDYDSSQQDLSPLITTLQHEITASPSQHNNSNNNNNNDNNITTTTLEEDDRVESVMRHLLEASDDELGIPNSGGGPELQEAAGSSSSVEDFGEYNNGDDDNNMFSSSSSSILCGDDDGLLLWEHEDETANYYAFLHSDQLFL; translated from the coding sequence ATGGAAAATACCTTGCTATCAAAGAGgccaagagaagaagaagaagaagatgtaaTAATAACAACAGATTCATCAAAGAGGCACAAGCCATATAATCACATACTCTCTGTTCTTGAATCAGATGAATTATTAGTAGATTATGATTCCTCACAACAAGACCTCTCTCCTCTCATCACAACTCTCCAACACGAAATCACTGCTTCTCCCTCTCAACATAATAAcagtaacaataacaataataatgataataatattactACAACTACTCTAGAAGAAGATGATAGAGTTGAGAGTGTGATGAGACACCTTCTGGAAGCTTCTGATGACGAGCTTGGGATTCCAAACAGTGGTGGTGGGCCTGAATTACAGGAAGCTGCAGGGTCGTCATCTTCGGTGGAGGATTTTGGTGAATATAATAATGGAGACGACGACAACAACatgttttcatcatcatcatcatcaatattaTGCGGTGATGATGATGGGTTATTATTATGGGAGCATGAAGATGAGACTGCTAACTACTATGCTTTCTTGCATTCTGATCAACTCTTTCTGTAA
- the LOC112735551 gene encoding uncharacterized protein, translated as MGATPFHHSILGVRLPKHFDKPTDMRYDGTQDPQEHLTAFEARMNLEGVGDEVRCQAFSVTLARPVIRWFNALLQGSITTFADISRAFLAQFTTRIAKAKHPINLLGVTQRTGEPTRKYLDRFNDESLEIDGLTDSVASLCLTNGMLNEDFRKHHTTKPVWTMQEIQNVAREYINDEQITDKGILSKPRQLKDRSEGNKNLYCDYHKGYGHKTQDCFDLKDALEQAIREGKLAEFSHLIREPRRRDQSTEDKSRAVRQRREPKEDSERGLSVVNVVIGRDVPPRSKSASKKDAKVLAMSSGSTPPSRRVPSISFGPEDQWFDEVVENPPMVITARVGTGLVKRILVDTGADSNIMFRNVFDAMGLRDT; from the exons ATGGGGGCGACCCCTTTCCACCACTCGATCCTCGGAGTACGACTGCCGAAGCACTTTGATAAGCCGACAGATATGAGGTACGACGGTACTCAAGATCCCCAGGAacatctaacggccttcgaggccaggatgaacctggaaggggTAGGCGACGAAGTAAGGTGCCAGGCTTTTTCGGTAACCTTAGCCAGGCCAGTGATTCGTTGGTTTAATGCCCTTCTCCAGGGCTCCATAACCACGTTTGCCGACATCAGTCGCGCCTTCTTGGCTCAGTTCACCACGCGTATCGCCAAAGCAAAACACCCGATTAATTTGCTAGGGGTGACTCAACGAACCGGCGAGCCAACCAGGAAGTACCTTGACAGATTCAATGATGAGAGCCTGGAGATTGACGGCCTGACCGATTCGGTGGCCAGTTTGTGCTTAACCAACGGGATGCTAAATGAGGATTTCAGAAAACACCATACCACCAAGCCCGTCTGGACAATGCAGGAAATTCAGAACGTAGCCAGGGAATATATCAATGATGAA CAGATCACCGACAAGGGCATCTTGTCGAAGCCCCGACAACTTAAGGACAGGTCGGaaggaaacaagaacctctatTGTGATTATCACAAGGGTTATGGCCACAAGACCCAAGACTGTTTTGACCTGAAAGACGCCCTGGAGCAGGCCATTCGAGAAGGAAAGTTGGCCGAGTTCTCCCACCTAATAAGGGAACCAAGGAGGAGGGATCAATCAACCGAGGACAAAAGCCGCGCCGTAAGGCAAAGACGGGAACCCAAGGAGGACAGTGAGCGTGGCCTCAGTGTGGTAAATGTGGTGAtcggaagggacgtccctcccagATCAAAATCGGCTAGCAAGAAGGATGCCAAGGTCTTGGCTATGTCTTCTGGCTCCACGCCGCCCTCCCGGAGGGTACCCTCGATATCATTTGGCCCCGAAGATCAATGGTTTGACGAGGTTGTGGAGAACCCACCgatggtcatcacggccagggTGGGTACCGGCCTGGTAAAGCGAATCCTGGTGGACACAGGGGCTGACTCCAATATCATGTTCCGTAATGTATTCGATGCTATGGGCCTACGGGATACCTAA
- the LOC112734069 gene encoding PH, RCC1 and FYVE domains-containing protein 1 isoform X3, which translates to MADPQKAGPVERDIEQALTSLKKGSYLLKYGRRGKPKFCPFRLSNDESLLLWYSGKEEKQLKLSTVSKIIPGQRTICKDKEEAEIWFVGLKALVTRGNTNSQTWKFEPCESPYPGSPRAGTRKSAPSSSPFDPRYTNGVASDNSNQNRWVKAFSEIISYTGANKSSIQVESIPNSTLSPGSVDESSNRNSASEAVRVSLSSVVSSSSHGSCHEDFEALGDVFIWGEGIGDGIVGGGVRRVGTISNSEMDAFLPKALESKVVLDVHSISCGHKHAVLVTKQGEIFSWGEESGGRLGHGVEVDVLHPKPIETLSGINIELVACGEYHSCAVTYSGDLYTWGDGTHNSGLLGHENNVSHWIPKKVGGSLEGLHVSYVSCGPWHTAIVTSAGQLFTFGDGTFGALGHGDLNSTNIPREVEALKGLRTTRVSCGVWHTAAIVEVTHKSKESPTHSTIGTLFTWGDGDKLQLGHVGSEPTLVPERVIALDNENICRVACGHSLTIALTTSGHVYTMGSTAYGQLGCPAADGKVPTRVKDQLADCFVEDIACGSYHVAVLTSKAEVYTWGKGLNGQLGHGDNDHRNKPTLVQFLKDKQVKTVVCGSNFTAVVCIHKWVSSTDHSLCSGCRNPFGFRRKRHNCYNCGLVFCKGCTNKKSIKASLAPDSNKPYRVCDDCYSKLKKASETVSLVQTPSLRSVSLHDNSKVTKLQEKLLRLSSFGSFTQSESSPSKPPESHDTHVFPSLNGKLHVGIYGPIKSSNTPSLVSKKHLSVSEPAARISCQSTSPPSSKCSPRQSCEDNHDDPKLKNDILTQEVIALRAQVEELTLKSKSLEAELERTSQRLKEVTAVAADEAEKCKSAKEVIKSLTAQLKEMVQGPPEGHKANADTIATSYAETTNNIRDLSLVENHTTNTIKESNSNTANRTLSNGAKAQSGKAERVVQDEPGVYITLSPLPGGGNELKRVRFSRRHFTEEEAEKWWAENGVKILERHNIVSS; encoded by the exons ATGGCTGATCCTCAGAAAGCTGGTCCTGTTGAGAGGGATATAGAGCAG GCACTTACATCGCTTAAAAAAGGATCATATCTGCTAAAGTATGGGCGAAGAGGGAAGCCGAAGTTCTGCCCATTTAGGCTTTCCAAT GATGAGTCTCTACTCTTGTGGTACTCTGGAAAGGAAGAGAAACAACTTAAACTCAGTACTGTTTCAAAGATCATTCCAGGACAACGAACT ATATGTAAGGACAAAGAGGAGGCTGAGATATGGTTTGTCGGTCTTAAGGCATTAGTTACTCGAGGTAATACCAACAGTCAAACGTGGAAATTCGAACCATGTGAAAGTCCATATCCTGGAAGTCCCCGTGCTGGCACACGCAAATCTGCTCCATCAAGTTCACCATTT GACCCCAGATATACCAACGGAGTTGCTTCAGACAATTCTAATCAAAATAGATGGGTAAAGGCTTTCTCGGAAATAATTTCTTATACTGGAGCTAACAAGAGTTCAATTCAAGTCGAGTCGATTCCGAATTCCACTTTATCTCCTGGGTCTGTGGATGAATCAAGTAATCGAAACTCTGCATCTGAGGCAGTTCGAGTTAGTTTATCCAGTGTTGTTAGTTCATCTAGCCATGGTTCTTGTCATGAGGATTTTGAGGCCTTAGGTGATGTTTTTATTTGGGGAGAAGGTATTGGTGATGGAATTGTTGGTGGTGGTGTGCGTAGAGTTGGAACCATATCCAATTCTGAGATGGATGCATTCCTCCCTAAGGCTTTGGAATCAAAAGTAGTTCTAGATGTTCATAGTATCAGTTGTGGCCACAAACATGCTGTTCTAGTTACCAAGCAAGGAGAAATATTTAGTTggggagaggaatcaggaggtaGACTTGGACATGGTGTAGAAGTGGATGTTCTTCACCCTAAGCCCATTGAAACTCTTAGCGGCATTAATATAGAATTAGTAGCATGTGGAGAATATCATAGTTGTGCTGTTACGTATTCTGGGGATCTTTATACTTGGGGCGATGGTACTCACAACTCTGGCTTGCTTGGGCATGAAAACAATGTCAGTCACTGGATTCCTAAGAAAGTAGGTGGTAGCTTGGAGGGTTTACATGTATCATATGTGTCCTGTGGCCCATGGCACACAGCTATTGTTACATCAGCTGGACAGTTGTTTACATTTGGGGATGGAACTTTTGGTGCCTTAGGCCATGGAGATCTCAATAGCACAAATATTCCTAGAGAAGTGGAAGCTTTGAAGGGGTTGAGAACAACCAGGGTTTCCTGTGGTGTTTGGCACACTGCTGCAATTGTTGAGGTGACACACAAATCTAAGGAATCTCCTACACACTCTACTATTGGAACACTTTTCACCTGGGGTGATGGAGATAAATTGCAACTTGGACATGTTGGTAGTGAACCTACACTAGTTCCTGAGCGTGTGATTGCATTGGATAATGAAAACATTTGTCGAGTGGCTTGTGGCCACAGTCTTACAATTGCATTGACAACCTCAGGACATGTATATACAATGGGTAGTACAGCTTATGGACAACTTGGCTGTCCTGCTGCTGATGGAAAAGTCCCCACACGTGTTAAAGATCAACTTGCTGACTGTTTTGTGGAAGATATTGCCTGTGGTTCTTATCATGTTGCAGTCCTAACTTCAAAAGCAGAGGTTTATACTTGGGGAAAAGGTTTGAATGGGCAATTAGGTCATGGAGACAATGATCACCGGAATAAACCCACTCTTGTTCAGTTTTTGAAAGACAAGCAAGTGAAAACTGTCGTTTGTGGTTCAAACTTCACTGCTGTTGTGTGTATTCATAAATGGGTATCAAGCACTGACCATTCTCTATGTTCTGGTTGTCGTAATCCATTTGGATTCAGAAGAAAACGTCATAATTGTTACAACTGTGGGCTTGTTTTTTGCAAAGGATGCACAAACAAGAAATCTATAAAAGCTTCCCTTGCTCCAGACTCCAACAAGCCATATCGGGTTTGTGATGATTGTTACTCTAAACTTAAGAAAGCTTCAGAAACAGTTTCCTTGGTGCAAACTCCTAGCTTGAGAAGTGTAAGTTTGCATGACAACAGTAAGGTCACTAAATTACAGGAAAAGCTATTAAGGCTTTCATCCTTTGGTTCTTTTACTCAATCAGAAAGCAGTCCATCAAAGCCTCCAGAATCACATGATACCCATGTTTTTCCATCTTTGAATGGAAAATTGCATGTGGGGATTTATGGTCCTATAAAATCATCAAATACTCCTTCTCTGGTATCTAAGAAACATCTTTCAGTTTCTGAGCCTGCTGCAAGAATCTCTTGCCAATCAACATCACCACCTTCTTCAAAGTGTAGCCCACGACAATCTTGTGAAGATAACCATGATGATCCAAAGCTCAAAAATGACATTCTAACTCAAGAAGTCATTGCTTTAAGGGCACAG GTTGAAGAGCTTACTCTTAAGTCGAAAAGTCTAGAGGCTGAACTCGAGCGAACATCACAGCGATTGAAGGAAGTGACAGCAGTAGCTGCAGATGAAGCTGAAAAGTGTAAATCTGCAAAAGAGGTTATAAAATCATTGACTGCTCAG TTGAAGGAAATGGTGCAAGGACCTCCAGAAGGACATAAAGCAAATGCTGACACGATAGCAACTTCCTATGCTGAAACCACTAATAACATTCGAGATCTATCTTTGGTTGAGAACCATACAACAAACACTATAAAGGAATCCAACAGCAATACAGCAAATAGAACATTATCTAATGGTGCCAAAGCACAAAGTGGAAAGGCAGAGCGGGTGGTGCAGGATGAACCAGGTGTGTACATAACTTTGTCTCCGCTGCCAGGTGGAGGTAATGAACTAAAGCGTGTTCGCTTCAG TCGGAGGCATTTCACAGAAGAAGAAGCTGAGAAGTGGTGGGCTGAAAATGGAGTCAAAATACTGGAGCGGCATAACATAGTTTCTTCATAG
- the LOC112734069 gene encoding PH, RCC1 and FYVE domains-containing protein 1 isoform X2 — protein sequence MADPQKAGPVERDIEQALTSLKKGSYLLKYGRRGKPKFCPFRLSNDESLLLWYSGKEEKQLKLSTVSKIIPGQRTATFQRYPRPEKEYQSFSLIYNDRSLDLICKDKEEAEIWFVGLKALVTRGNTNSQTWKFEPCESPYPGSPRAGTRKSAPSSSPFDPRYTNGVASDNSNQNRWVKAFSEIISYTGANKSSIQVESIPNSTLSPGSVDESSNRNSASEAVRVSLSSVVSSSSHGSCHEDFEALGDVFIWGEGIGDGIVGGGVRRVGTISNSEMDAFLPKALESKVVLDVHSISCGHKHAVLVTKQGEIFSWGEESGGRLGHGVEVDVLHPKPIETLSGINIELVACGEYHSCAVTYSGDLYTWGDGTHNSGLLGHENNVSHWIPKKVGGSLEGLHVSYVSCGPWHTAIVTSAGQLFTFGDGTFGALGHGDLNSTNIPREVEALKGLRTTRVSCGVWHTAAIVEVTHKSKESPTHSTIGTLFTWGDGDKLQLGHVGSEPTLVPERVIALDNENICRVACGHSLTIALTTSGHVYTMGSTAYGQLGCPAADGKVPTRVKDQLADCFVEDIACGSYHVAVLTSKAEVYTWGKGLNGQLGHGDNDHRNKPTLVQFLKDKQVKTVVCGSNFTAVVCIHKWVSSTDHSLCSGCRNPFGFRRKRHNCYNCGLVFCKGCTNKKSIKASLAPDSNKPYRVCDDCYSKLKKASETVSLVQTPSLRSVSLHDNSKVTKLQEKLLRLSSFGSFTQSESSPSKPPESHDTHVFPSLNGKLHVGIYGPIKSSNTPSLVSKKHLSVSEPAARISCQSTSPPSSKCSPRQSCEDNHDDPKLKNDILTQEVIALRAQVEELTLKSKSLEAELERTSQRLKEVTAVAADEAEKCKSAKELKEMVQGPPEGHKANADTIATSYAETTNNIRDLSLVENHTTNTIKESNSNTANRTLSNGAKAQSGKAERVVQDEPGVYITLSPLPGGGNELKRVRFSRRHFTEEEAEKWWAENGVKILERHNIVSS from the exons ATGGCTGATCCTCAGAAAGCTGGTCCTGTTGAGAGGGATATAGAGCAG GCACTTACATCGCTTAAAAAAGGATCATATCTGCTAAAGTATGGGCGAAGAGGGAAGCCGAAGTTCTGCCCATTTAGGCTTTCCAAT GATGAGTCTCTACTCTTGTGGTACTCTGGAAAGGAAGAGAAACAACTTAAACTCAGTACTGTTTCAAAGATCATTCCAGGACAACGAACT GCTACATTTCAGCGGTATCCTCGGCCTGAAAAAGAATATCAGTCATTTTCCCTTATATACAATGATAGATCCTTGGATTTG ATATGTAAGGACAAAGAGGAGGCTGAGATATGGTTTGTCGGTCTTAAGGCATTAGTTACTCGAGGTAATACCAACAGTCAAACGTGGAAATTCGAACCATGTGAAAGTCCATATCCTGGAAGTCCCCGTGCTGGCACACGCAAATCTGCTCCATCAAGTTCACCATTT GACCCCAGATATACCAACGGAGTTGCTTCAGACAATTCTAATCAAAATAGATGGGTAAAGGCTTTCTCGGAAATAATTTCTTATACTGGAGCTAACAAGAGTTCAATTCAAGTCGAGTCGATTCCGAATTCCACTTTATCTCCTGGGTCTGTGGATGAATCAAGTAATCGAAACTCTGCATCTGAGGCAGTTCGAGTTAGTTTATCCAGTGTTGTTAGTTCATCTAGCCATGGTTCTTGTCATGAGGATTTTGAGGCCTTAGGTGATGTTTTTATTTGGGGAGAAGGTATTGGTGATGGAATTGTTGGTGGTGGTGTGCGTAGAGTTGGAACCATATCCAATTCTGAGATGGATGCATTCCTCCCTAAGGCTTTGGAATCAAAAGTAGTTCTAGATGTTCATAGTATCAGTTGTGGCCACAAACATGCTGTTCTAGTTACCAAGCAAGGAGAAATATTTAGTTggggagaggaatcaggaggtaGACTTGGACATGGTGTAGAAGTGGATGTTCTTCACCCTAAGCCCATTGAAACTCTTAGCGGCATTAATATAGAATTAGTAGCATGTGGAGAATATCATAGTTGTGCTGTTACGTATTCTGGGGATCTTTATACTTGGGGCGATGGTACTCACAACTCTGGCTTGCTTGGGCATGAAAACAATGTCAGTCACTGGATTCCTAAGAAAGTAGGTGGTAGCTTGGAGGGTTTACATGTATCATATGTGTCCTGTGGCCCATGGCACACAGCTATTGTTACATCAGCTGGACAGTTGTTTACATTTGGGGATGGAACTTTTGGTGCCTTAGGCCATGGAGATCTCAATAGCACAAATATTCCTAGAGAAGTGGAAGCTTTGAAGGGGTTGAGAACAACCAGGGTTTCCTGTGGTGTTTGGCACACTGCTGCAATTGTTGAGGTGACACACAAATCTAAGGAATCTCCTACACACTCTACTATTGGAACACTTTTCACCTGGGGTGATGGAGATAAATTGCAACTTGGACATGTTGGTAGTGAACCTACACTAGTTCCTGAGCGTGTGATTGCATTGGATAATGAAAACATTTGTCGAGTGGCTTGTGGCCACAGTCTTACAATTGCATTGACAACCTCAGGACATGTATATACAATGGGTAGTACAGCTTATGGACAACTTGGCTGTCCTGCTGCTGATGGAAAAGTCCCCACACGTGTTAAAGATCAACTTGCTGACTGTTTTGTGGAAGATATTGCCTGTGGTTCTTATCATGTTGCAGTCCTAACTTCAAAAGCAGAGGTTTATACTTGGGGAAAAGGTTTGAATGGGCAATTAGGTCATGGAGACAATGATCACCGGAATAAACCCACTCTTGTTCAGTTTTTGAAAGACAAGCAAGTGAAAACTGTCGTTTGTGGTTCAAACTTCACTGCTGTTGTGTGTATTCATAAATGGGTATCAAGCACTGACCATTCTCTATGTTCTGGTTGTCGTAATCCATTTGGATTCAGAAGAAAACGTCATAATTGTTACAACTGTGGGCTTGTTTTTTGCAAAGGATGCACAAACAAGAAATCTATAAAAGCTTCCCTTGCTCCAGACTCCAACAAGCCATATCGGGTTTGTGATGATTGTTACTCTAAACTTAAGAAAGCTTCAGAAACAGTTTCCTTGGTGCAAACTCCTAGCTTGAGAAGTGTAAGTTTGCATGACAACAGTAAGGTCACTAAATTACAGGAAAAGCTATTAAGGCTTTCATCCTTTGGTTCTTTTACTCAATCAGAAAGCAGTCCATCAAAGCCTCCAGAATCACATGATACCCATGTTTTTCCATCTTTGAATGGAAAATTGCATGTGGGGATTTATGGTCCTATAAAATCATCAAATACTCCTTCTCTGGTATCTAAGAAACATCTTTCAGTTTCTGAGCCTGCTGCAAGAATCTCTTGCCAATCAACATCACCACCTTCTTCAAAGTGTAGCCCACGACAATCTTGTGAAGATAACCATGATGATCCAAAGCTCAAAAATGACATTCTAACTCAAGAAGTCATTGCTTTAAGGGCACAG GTTGAAGAGCTTACTCTTAAGTCGAAAAGTCTAGAGGCTGAACTCGAGCGAACATCACAGCGATTGAAGGAAGTGACAGCAGTAGCTGCAGATGAAGCTGAAAAGTGTAAATCTGCAAAAGAG TTGAAGGAAATGGTGCAAGGACCTCCAGAAGGACATAAAGCAAATGCTGACACGATAGCAACTTCCTATGCTGAAACCACTAATAACATTCGAGATCTATCTTTGGTTGAGAACCATACAACAAACACTATAAAGGAATCCAACAGCAATACAGCAAATAGAACATTATCTAATGGTGCCAAAGCACAAAGTGGAAAGGCAGAGCGGGTGGTGCAGGATGAACCAGGTGTGTACATAACTTTGTCTCCGCTGCCAGGTGGAGGTAATGAACTAAAGCGTGTTCGCTTCAG TCGGAGGCATTTCACAGAAGAAGAAGCTGAGAAGTGGTGGGCTGAAAATGGAGTCAAAATACTGGAGCGGCATAACATAGTTTCTTCATAG
- the LOC112734069 gene encoding PH, RCC1 and FYVE domains-containing protein 1 isoform X1 produces the protein MADPQKAGPVERDIEQALTSLKKGSYLLKYGRRGKPKFCPFRLSNDESLLLWYSGKEEKQLKLSTVSKIIPGQRTATFQRYPRPEKEYQSFSLIYNDRSLDLICKDKEEAEIWFVGLKALVTRGNTNSQTWKFEPCESPYPGSPRAGTRKSAPSSSPFDPRYTNGVASDNSNQNRWVKAFSEIISYTGANKSSIQVESIPNSTLSPGSVDESSNRNSASEAVRVSLSSVVSSSSHGSCHEDFEALGDVFIWGEGIGDGIVGGGVRRVGTISNSEMDAFLPKALESKVVLDVHSISCGHKHAVLVTKQGEIFSWGEESGGRLGHGVEVDVLHPKPIETLSGINIELVACGEYHSCAVTYSGDLYTWGDGTHNSGLLGHENNVSHWIPKKVGGSLEGLHVSYVSCGPWHTAIVTSAGQLFTFGDGTFGALGHGDLNSTNIPREVEALKGLRTTRVSCGVWHTAAIVEVTHKSKESPTHSTIGTLFTWGDGDKLQLGHVGSEPTLVPERVIALDNENICRVACGHSLTIALTTSGHVYTMGSTAYGQLGCPAADGKVPTRVKDQLADCFVEDIACGSYHVAVLTSKAEVYTWGKGLNGQLGHGDNDHRNKPTLVQFLKDKQVKTVVCGSNFTAVVCIHKWVSSTDHSLCSGCRNPFGFRRKRHNCYNCGLVFCKGCTNKKSIKASLAPDSNKPYRVCDDCYSKLKKASETVSLVQTPSLRSVSLHDNSKVTKLQEKLLRLSSFGSFTQSESSPSKPPESHDTHVFPSLNGKLHVGIYGPIKSSNTPSLVSKKHLSVSEPAARISCQSTSPPSSKCSPRQSCEDNHDDPKLKNDILTQEVIALRAQVEELTLKSKSLEAELERTSQRLKEVTAVAADEAEKCKSAKEVIKSLTAQLKEMVQGPPEGHKANADTIATSYAETTNNIRDLSLVENHTTNTIKESNSNTANRTLSNGAKAQSGKAERVVQDEPGVYITLSPLPGGGNELKRVRFSRRHFTEEEAEKWWAENGVKILERHNIVSS, from the exons ATGGCTGATCCTCAGAAAGCTGGTCCTGTTGAGAGGGATATAGAGCAG GCACTTACATCGCTTAAAAAAGGATCATATCTGCTAAAGTATGGGCGAAGAGGGAAGCCGAAGTTCTGCCCATTTAGGCTTTCCAAT GATGAGTCTCTACTCTTGTGGTACTCTGGAAAGGAAGAGAAACAACTTAAACTCAGTACTGTTTCAAAGATCATTCCAGGACAACGAACT GCTACATTTCAGCGGTATCCTCGGCCTGAAAAAGAATATCAGTCATTTTCCCTTATATACAATGATAGATCCTTGGATTTG ATATGTAAGGACAAAGAGGAGGCTGAGATATGGTTTGTCGGTCTTAAGGCATTAGTTACTCGAGGTAATACCAACAGTCAAACGTGGAAATTCGAACCATGTGAAAGTCCATATCCTGGAAGTCCCCGTGCTGGCACACGCAAATCTGCTCCATCAAGTTCACCATTT GACCCCAGATATACCAACGGAGTTGCTTCAGACAATTCTAATCAAAATAGATGGGTAAAGGCTTTCTCGGAAATAATTTCTTATACTGGAGCTAACAAGAGTTCAATTCAAGTCGAGTCGATTCCGAATTCCACTTTATCTCCTGGGTCTGTGGATGAATCAAGTAATCGAAACTCTGCATCTGAGGCAGTTCGAGTTAGTTTATCCAGTGTTGTTAGTTCATCTAGCCATGGTTCTTGTCATGAGGATTTTGAGGCCTTAGGTGATGTTTTTATTTGGGGAGAAGGTATTGGTGATGGAATTGTTGGTGGTGGTGTGCGTAGAGTTGGAACCATATCCAATTCTGAGATGGATGCATTCCTCCCTAAGGCTTTGGAATCAAAAGTAGTTCTAGATGTTCATAGTATCAGTTGTGGCCACAAACATGCTGTTCTAGTTACCAAGCAAGGAGAAATATTTAGTTggggagaggaatcaggaggtaGACTTGGACATGGTGTAGAAGTGGATGTTCTTCACCCTAAGCCCATTGAAACTCTTAGCGGCATTAATATAGAATTAGTAGCATGTGGAGAATATCATAGTTGTGCTGTTACGTATTCTGGGGATCTTTATACTTGGGGCGATGGTACTCACAACTCTGGCTTGCTTGGGCATGAAAACAATGTCAGTCACTGGATTCCTAAGAAAGTAGGTGGTAGCTTGGAGGGTTTACATGTATCATATGTGTCCTGTGGCCCATGGCACACAGCTATTGTTACATCAGCTGGACAGTTGTTTACATTTGGGGATGGAACTTTTGGTGCCTTAGGCCATGGAGATCTCAATAGCACAAATATTCCTAGAGAAGTGGAAGCTTTGAAGGGGTTGAGAACAACCAGGGTTTCCTGTGGTGTTTGGCACACTGCTGCAATTGTTGAGGTGACACACAAATCTAAGGAATCTCCTACACACTCTACTATTGGAACACTTTTCACCTGGGGTGATGGAGATAAATTGCAACTTGGACATGTTGGTAGTGAACCTACACTAGTTCCTGAGCGTGTGATTGCATTGGATAATGAAAACATTTGTCGAGTGGCTTGTGGCCACAGTCTTACAATTGCATTGACAACCTCAGGACATGTATATACAATGGGTAGTACAGCTTATGGACAACTTGGCTGTCCTGCTGCTGATGGAAAAGTCCCCACACGTGTTAAAGATCAACTTGCTGACTGTTTTGTGGAAGATATTGCCTGTGGTTCTTATCATGTTGCAGTCCTAACTTCAAAAGCAGAGGTTTATACTTGGGGAAAAGGTTTGAATGGGCAATTAGGTCATGGAGACAATGATCACCGGAATAAACCCACTCTTGTTCAGTTTTTGAAAGACAAGCAAGTGAAAACTGTCGTTTGTGGTTCAAACTTCACTGCTGTTGTGTGTATTCATAAATGGGTATCAAGCACTGACCATTCTCTATGTTCTGGTTGTCGTAATCCATTTGGATTCAGAAGAAAACGTCATAATTGTTACAACTGTGGGCTTGTTTTTTGCAAAGGATGCACAAACAAGAAATCTATAAAAGCTTCCCTTGCTCCAGACTCCAACAAGCCATATCGGGTTTGTGATGATTGTTACTCTAAACTTAAGAAAGCTTCAGAAACAGTTTCCTTGGTGCAAACTCCTAGCTTGAGAAGTGTAAGTTTGCATGACAACAGTAAGGTCACTAAATTACAGGAAAAGCTATTAAGGCTTTCATCCTTTGGTTCTTTTACTCAATCAGAAAGCAGTCCATCAAAGCCTCCAGAATCACATGATACCCATGTTTTTCCATCTTTGAATGGAAAATTGCATGTGGGGATTTATGGTCCTATAAAATCATCAAATACTCCTTCTCTGGTATCTAAGAAACATCTTTCAGTTTCTGAGCCTGCTGCAAGAATCTCTTGCCAATCAACATCACCACCTTCTTCAAAGTGTAGCCCACGACAATCTTGTGAAGATAACCATGATGATCCAAAGCTCAAAAATGACATTCTAACTCAAGAAGTCATTGCTTTAAGGGCACAG GTTGAAGAGCTTACTCTTAAGTCGAAAAGTCTAGAGGCTGAACTCGAGCGAACATCACAGCGATTGAAGGAAGTGACAGCAGTAGCTGCAGATGAAGCTGAAAAGTGTAAATCTGCAAAAGAGGTTATAAAATCATTGACTGCTCAG TTGAAGGAAATGGTGCAAGGACCTCCAGAAGGACATAAAGCAAATGCTGACACGATAGCAACTTCCTATGCTGAAACCACTAATAACATTCGAGATCTATCTTTGGTTGAGAACCATACAACAAACACTATAAAGGAATCCAACAGCAATACAGCAAATAGAACATTATCTAATGGTGCCAAAGCACAAAGTGGAAAGGCAGAGCGGGTGGTGCAGGATGAACCAGGTGTGTACATAACTTTGTCTCCGCTGCCAGGTGGAGGTAATGAACTAAAGCGTGTTCGCTTCAG TCGGAGGCATTTCACAGAAGAAGAAGCTGAGAAGTGGTGGGCTGAAAATGGAGTCAAAATACTGGAGCGGCATAACATAGTTTCTTCATAG